The Clostridium aceticum genomic interval CTTAAATACGGACAACATTTTATTCAGCAGTATGAGACGGAAGAAATAGATGAAAAGACAAATGAAAAAATAAGAAGAATTCATTCTCTTTCAGTTTCAGTTGACACTAAAATGCAGCCAATAAATATGGTATGTACTAAAGAAAGTGGCGAAATAGTCACCCCTGATACCTTTAAATATGCTTCCAGGGTAATTCACTATAGCTTAGGAATATTGTTCAATTTCCACTCCTTAAGGCACACTCACGCAACTTTATTGATTGAAAACGGAGCAAACATCAAGGATGTTCAAAAGAGACTTGGTCATTCCAGGATAGAAACAACACTGAATACTTACACCCATCAGACTGAATCTATGTCTAATGAAACCGTAGATATATTCGAGAAGGTTGCAAAGAAAAAAGATGGCTTGCCTACCAAAGCAAAGTAGTCTTGCCAACGGGTAAAAAATTGCGTTGGCAAATTGTAGGCAATCCAACATAGATCGCTATTTTTATTCTTTTAAACCATTGCTATTCCTAGAAAGTTTACAAACACTCTCAACATGAGCCGTATGCGGAAACATATCCACAGGCTGCACCTCCACCGTCTTATACCCCTTCTCTTCTAAATAAGCCAAATCTCTTGCCAAAGAAGCCGGGTTGCAAGATACATATACTACTCTTCTGGGGTTCATTTTTACTATGGTTTCTAATACCTTCTCTTCACAGCCTTTTCTTGGAGGGTCTACTACTACTATGTCTGCTTTTAATCCCTTTTCATAAAGCTCTGGTATCACCACTTCTGCTTCTCCCACATAAAACTCCGTGTTGTTTATATCATTAATCCTAGCATTTTCCTTAGCATCTTTGATAGCAGCATCTACCACCTCTACACCTACTACCTTCTTGGCTTTCTTTGCTAAGAATAAGGATATCGTCCCTATGCCACAGTAGATATCAAATACATTTTCTTCCCCTGTCAAATCTGCATACGCTAAGGCCTTCTCATACAACACTTTCGTTTGAGTAGGATTTACTTGAAAAAAGGATTGTGCTGAAATATGAAATTTTAAATCTCCTATGTAGTCTACAATTTTATCCTCACCATAAATAGTTATAGTCTCTCTACCAAAAATAACATTAGTGTCTTTATTATTGATATTTTGAACAATGCTCTTTAATCCTTTTACCTTCTTTTGAAGCATTTCTACTAAACGATCCTTCAAAGGTAGATCTTTTCCATTTGTGATGATGACCACCATCACTTCTCCCGTTTCAAAGCCTACCTTAGTTACTACATGCCTTATAAGTCCTTTCTTGCTTTTTTCATCATAGACAGTTATTTTGTAAGCTTCGATATACTCCTTCATTACCTCTATAACCTCTTTGTTGATAGGCGCTTGAATATGACAATAATCTGTAGCTACTATATCGTGGCTTCCCTTTTTATAAAAACCAAGGATTGCTTTACCCTTCATCATACCTACTGGAAATTGGGACTTATTACGGTATTCATAAGGATTTTCCATACCTATAGTAGGATGAACAACCGTTTCTACTTTTCCTATTCTCTCTAAAATTTCCTTTACCCGATTCCCTTTAATAGCTAGTTGCTTTTTGTAATCCATATGCATGATTTGACATCCACCGCATGTACTGGCTAAACTACAAGGTGGCTCAATTCTATCCTTCGAAGGCTGAAGCATTTGGATGATTCTACCCATACCATAATTTTTCTTAAGGGTCTTTAGTTTTATCTTTACAATATCCCCTGGAATCCCCCCTTCAACAAAAACTGTAAAACCTTCTATTCTTCCTACCCCTTCACCTGTATGTCCTATGTCTTCTATTTCAACGGTATATATGCTGTTTTTTTGTAACATTACGCATCTGCACTCCTTTTTTCTATGTTCCTTTTGTCGAAACTTATAGTTTTTCTTTTATTTAATGCTGTTTTTCCCTCTTTATAGCAACATTTGTTTTATGGTTTTTGTTTACCATGTATACCCATTATATTATAATATATAGTAATTATATAAAAAGGACAAGCTTAGAAGGGAGTAGAAAAAGATGGCTCGATCTATTAAAACAATTTTATTGTTAATTATAATTTTTATTAGTGCTTCAGGAATACCTTTATATGCTGATTCATCAAGTTTAAACTTTTCTTTACCTTTTACTGGATCTAACAAAGACATACTTTCTATTGATACTAGTATAACCATGCTTTCCTCATCTCACCCACAGTTACAAGTATCTCTAAAGGTAAATGAAAAACTTTTACCACTGCAATTCAATGAAAGTCATCCTGTTGAAGTGCTCTTGTACTTAGGAGAAGATGTTATTAAAGGCATCGATACTCCAGATATAACGATTCATCATGGTGAAATTACAAATTTAGAAATAGATCTTCCTCAAAACCTTCTAGATATTCCCAATGGTGATTATACACTTAAAGTACAGCTCCATGTGGAAAATACTCAGACTCCTGTGATCACAGACATACTTCCAATCACCTATTACAGCGACTTCACTTATGCCAAAGCATTAAGCTCTATTAATAGAAATCAAACCGCCTTGACTCTATATTTCCCAGACAATAATATGGATAATTTGATTCCTATTACAAGAATAATCCCCTATACGACAACACCTTTAAGAGCTACTATCGATGAATTAGCAAAAGGTCCAAATCCTGTCCTAGGATTACCTGATCTATCTCCTGTGCCTTCTGTGCAGAGACTAAATTTAAGTCGAAGGATAGCAAATGTATATCTTCCTAGTGATCTAGGGATTTATGGCCAGTATGCCTCTTCTGCAAGAATTGCTGTAGATAGTTTTGTAAACTCTCTAACGACTATTAATGAAGTAGAGGGGGTGCAGTTTTACTTTGATAATAGGATTTTAACAGAGGGTTTCCATGGTATGGTTATGGATGAACCGATTTTTCCCTCTAAAAATTTTCAGCTTTATGTTGGCTATAGAAGCACTACGGATCGAATTTTGCTGACACCTATAGACCCATTTACTGAAGATCATTCTATCGAAACAATATTTAATGGGTTGAAATATAGCGGTAATCCTTCCCTTTATAATTATACATTACAACCTACGGTGCCAGAAGAAGTTGTACTGTTGGACTACTCCATCAGTGAAAATCTTCTTCGCTTAAAACTTAGTGAAGCCTTTGTAAAAATGGATGACACCAGAAATCTGATGATAGATGCCATCGTATATACCTTTACTTCTTTAGAAGGTATAGATTCTGTTGAGTTTCAAGTAGAAAATCTATCTTCTTTTGAATCTGATTTACCAGAAAACTTAATTTTAAATGAGCCCCTTTTTGCTACACCCTATATAAATCCAGAAATTTAGACAAAGAGACAGCGTAGCTGTCTTTTTGTTGTAAAAAAAAATGAGCACATAATATGTGCTCCAAGAAGATTAGAATCAGTTTACCTCTTAATTTTTAAAAATAGACCTGTTAAGCATTATTTACCAATACTATAAATATTATACCTTATTTCCATGAATATCCTCAAACTTTATTTTCTAAAATAAAACATAAATGTGCCTTCTTCAATCATTCTTTTCATTTTACTTCTTACAGTACTCTTTATAGCAGCTCTAGTGACTGGAATTACCAGAGAAAAACCTATGACATCCGTAAATATCCCAGGGGTCAATAATAGTGCACCACCTACAATCACACATAAGCCATTAATTAGCTCATCTCCTGGCATTCTTCCTTGAGCCATTTCTAACTTAATTCTTCTGATAACACCTTTTCCTTCACTTCTAGCTAGATATGCACCCATTATCCCAGTAAAAAAAACAATAAGTAAAGTATAACCTACCCCTATATAGCTGCTTAGTCTCAGCAAAATAGCTAATTCTACGATAGGAACAATTGTAAACAATAAAATAAGTTTCAATAACATAAAAACACCTCATTAGGAATTTTTCATCAAACCTTGATAAATATCTGGATGAATTTTTTTGAAGTTTACTGGTTTTAAATTTGTATCTACAAAAGCATGTGTAGTTTCTCCTGTTGCCAACAACCGATGATCTATCTTTCTAACAATATCATATTCAAAAGTAATCCTAACTCCCTTAACTTCCTTCACTTTTGTCTCTATAATAATTTCATCATCATATTTGGCTGCTTCTTTATACCTGCACTTTACTTCTACCACTGGAAGCATAATATTCTCTTCCTCCAGTTGCTTATAGGAATAACCCATTTCCCTCAAAAGCGTAGTTCTGCCTACCTCAAACCAAGTAAAGTAATTTCCATGATAAACTACTGCCATTTGATCTGTCTCTTGATACCTTACTCGTATCTCACTATAGCTTTTTTCCAATATATTACCTCCTATAAAACATTATTCTCTAATATGTAATTCTATATTAATTATTTTTTTCCTTTTTATGCTGAAAATCTATGTAAAACCTTACAAAAAAACAGAGAAACAAGTTCTCTGTCTTCTACAAAGGTAAATTCTTTAATGTGCTTTTCCAAGATAAGCCTCTAAAATAGATTTATCTTGTAAAATTTCTTTAGCATTACCCTCTTTTTTAATAACACCTTGCTCCAAAACATAGGCCTTATCAGCAATAGAGAGAGCTTTATAGGCATTTTGCTCTACCAGCAGTATTGTTTTATTCATTTTCTTTATATCTTCAATAATTTCAAAAATTGTCTTTACCAACAAAGGTGCTAACCCAAGGGAAGGCTCATCCAATAAAATTAAGTCTGGATTTCCCATCAATCCCCTACCCATAGCCAACATTTGTTGTTCTCCACCACTTAATGTTCCTGCCATTTGGTCTTTTCTTTCTTCTAATCGGGGAAATAATTGATAGATTTTTTGTAAGTCTATTTCAATATTTTTTTTATCTCTGCGTAAGTAAGCTCCCATCATTAAGTTGTCCTTTACGGTTAAATTAGCAAAAATCAATCTACCCTCCGGTACTTGACAAATTCCCAATTCTACAATTTTATGAGGAATTTTCGGCACTTCCTTACCCCTATAGGTAATCATCCCTGCTTTGGGCTTGACTACACCAGAGATAGCGTTCAATAGTGTGGATTTTCCTGCACCATTAGAACCAATAATTGAAACAATTTGCCCTTCCTTTACTTCTATATCTATACCTCTTAAGGCATGAATTCCACCATAATATACATTGAGATTTTCTACTTTTAGCAAATTACTTCCTCCTCCCCAAGATATGCTTCGATTACCTTTGAATTTGTTTGAATCTCTTGGGCGGTTCCTTCTGCTAATTTTCTTCCAAAGTTTAACACAACAATTTTATCACAGATTCCCATAATAAGGTCCATGTGATGTTCTATGACTAAAACAGTAAGCTGAAACCTATCTCTGATTTCTTTGATCAGATGCATTAGCTTTATTGTCTCATCTGGATTCATCCCCGCTGCAGGCTCGTCTAAAAGAAGAAGTTTCGGCTGTAATGCCAAAGCTCTTGCAATCTCAAGCCTTCGTTGGAGACCATAGGGAAGATTAGAAGCCACCGTATCTTTTCTATCTGTTAAACCCATAATTTCTAATAACTCTTCTACCTGTTGATGCAGCTTTTTTTCCCCAGTCCTAAACTTTTTATTTCTAACGACTGCATCTAAAATACTATAATCTGTATTATAATGGCAGGCTGTCAATATATTATCATAAGTAGTAAGCTTCTTAAATAATCTAATATTTTGAAAGGTTCTTGTTATACCTATATCAGCAATTTGATAGGGCTGTAGGTTTTGTAGCTTCTTTCCTTCAAAGAAGATATCTCCCTCAGTAACATTATATATTCCAGTAATGAGATTAAACATTGTAGTCTTTCCCGCTCCATTAGGACCTATGATCCCTGAAATACTATCCTTTTCTATCTGAAAAGCCATGTTTGCTACAGCTGTTAAACCTCCAAACTGTTTTGTCACATCTTTTAATTCTAAGATTGTTGCCATCTATTTATCCCCCCCCACTGCAGACTTTTTCTTGCCAAAAGATGTTATATGAGAGATAAGTTTTTTGATATTAGTTATACTGATTTCATAGCCACCCATCAATCCCTGTGGCCTTGTAATCATAATAAATATAACAGATGCCCCGTAAACCACCAGTCTCCATCTATCAAAAGTTCTTAAAACCTCTGGTAGGGATGTTAAAACAATGGCACCAATAATGCTGCCGGATATACTGCCTAACCCTCCAAAAATCACCATAATCGTTAACTCTGTAGACTTTATTAATTGAAACATTCTAGGTTGTAAAAAACCTGTATAATGGGCTAACATACCACCTGCAACGCCTGCATAAGCTGCACTGATGGCAAGGGAAATCATTTTATATTTAAAAACATTGATGCCTATAATTTGTGATGCCATCTCTTCTTCTCTTATAGCCTGCATGTTTCTACCATGTCTTGATTTAATTAAATTTACTAGTATAATGACGGCGATGACATTTAAAACCACAACATTGGTCAAACTTGTTCTTAAAGGGATACCAGGCCACCCTCTAGCCCCTCCAAAGTATTGGACATTGTCCAAGATCAGTCGGATAGCTTCTCCAAATCCCAAAGTAGCGATACAAAAATAATCCCCCTTTAGATTTAAAGTTAATTTTCCAATAATTAAACTAAAAAAAGCTGCTATCAAACCTCCTATTAGGATAGCTAACACAAAAGGAACATTTAACTTCACTGTCATAACAGCTGTAGCATAGGCTCCTATTGCCATAAACCCCGCATGTCCAAAAGAAAAAAGTCCAGTAAATCCCGTCAATAATGATAATCCCAGTACCGCCAATAGATAAATCCCTGATAAAATTAAAATTCCTTGAATATAATACCAACCCATTGTGTCACCTCCTATGCCTTATCCTCTGTAATTTTACCCATTAATCCTCTTGGTCGCACAACTAAGACAGCGATTAATAATATAAAGGCTATAAGATCTCTATATTGAGAGGATATATAACCAGCTGTTAGTGTTTCTATAACCCCCAGCAATATAGAACCGATTACTGCTCCTGGGACACTTCCTAATCCTCCAAATACAGCAGCAATAAAGGATTTCATAGTGATAAAACCAATCTGTGGATATACTGTGTATTTCATACCAAACAGCACCCCAGCGATTCCTGCCAGCATACCCCCTAAGCCAAAAACAATAAATATTATTTTATCAGTATTTACCCCCATTAAGGTGCTAGCTCGGATACTATAGGCTGTTGCCTTAATCGCCATACCAGTTTTGGTTTTTTCAATGATATAAATAAGAAGTAATAGACTTATTCCAGATATTAAGAACATAATAGCATCTAGCCTTCCTATAGAAATGGCTCCTATTTGAAAAGGCGTAGTAGAAAAAACTCGAGGATAGGTTCTAAATGTGGGACCTATCGTTGCTATTACAATGTTTTCTAAGAATATAGAAGCCCCCATAGCAGAGATGATAAAATATAAAAAGGGTGCATTTCTTTTTCTTAAAGGTCGGTAGGCCACCCGTTCTATCGTCACAGCTAAGAAGCCTGCTGCTATGATAGCTAACGCAAAAGCCCCAGCAAAAGGAAGCTCTAAGGCTGTCATTAAGAAGAATCCTGCATAAGCTCCTATCATAATTACTCCGCCGTGGGCAAAATTACTGAAGTTCATAATACTATACACAAGGGAATACCCTACTGCCATCAGTGCATATACACTGCCAATCGACAGTCCGTTGATCATTTGTTGAAAAAAAGCAGACATATTTTCCCCTCCTTTTTACGTTATTCCTCATCAGCCCAGCTAAAAATACCTGCATTTTCTAGACTTTTTAGATATTTATATAGAATAGAGAGGGTAAAACCCTCTCTAGACAATTATTCTACAGAATATTTTTGTTGGAATTTATAGTCGCTATCTATAATCTTAATAATCGCTGCATCTTTTCCCTCTGGGTTATGGGTATCTGGACTAATGGTAATTTGTCCTGTAATCCCTTGAACACTGGCGGTCTTTAAGGCATCTCTTATAGCTACAGAGTCAAAGTTGCCTGCTTCTAAAATAGCACTTTCCAATAATTTTACTGCATCATAGGCAAGATAGCCATTTAACTCTACTGGCAAATTATATTTTGCTGTATATGTATCCTTAAAATCTTGTACTTCTGGATCAGCGAAATCTAAATGGTTTACAAAGTAACTACCTTCAACAGCCTCTGCAGCCATTTCTAACAATACCTCTGAAGGCCATCCATCCCCACCTATCAAAACAGCATCGATTCCTAATTCTCTTGCCTGATTAGCACTTAAAGCAACTTCTTTAAAGAAGTAAGGCATAAATACGATTTCTGGATTTGCTTCTTTAATTTTACTTAGTTGTGGTCTAAAATCTACATCGCCAAACTTAAAGGCTTCTTTAGCAACAATTTCTCCACCTTTTTCCTTAAAGGTCTTTTCAAAAAACTCTGTTAATCCTTGAGAATAATCATCTGCTACGTCATATAAAATAGCAGCTTTTGTAAACCCTAAAACATCAACAGCATATCCTGCAGCAACGGCTCCTTGGTAAGGGTCGATAAAGCATACTCTGAAGTTAAAAGGCTTAACTTCACCGTTTTCATCTACTGTTACTCTAGGGTTGGTGGCAACGGTAGCAATACCTGGCACCTGCATTTCTTCTAATACAGAAGAAATCGCTATAGCTTGACCACTGGCATTAGGTCCAATTACTGCTACAACGTTATCTTGAGATGTTAGTCTTCTTACAGCATTCACCGCTTCCATAGCATCTCCACGGGTATCGTATCCAATGACTTCTACTTTTTTACCTAGCAATCCGCCATTCTCATTGATCTCGTCAAATAACATCTTTACAGTATTGAATTCACAGTTACCCCATACTGCTTGATCTCCTGTCAAGGAACCTACCCATCCAACTTTTACAACTTCACCTTCTGCACCAGCATCTTGATTGCCTTCTGGCGTAGCAGCTGGCTCATTTGAACCACAACCAACAAACACTAAGCTCAAAATAAGTAATACAGCTACTAGTAAAAATAACTTTTTCTTTAACATTTTTTCTCCCCCTTAACACTTATTCTCTACTTTTCTATCCCCATCTAATTTCTCTCTTCTCCCCTTTACACTACAAAGGCATCACCACCTTGAAGTTAAATTAAGCTAGAATTATTGAAAATTTTAGAATTATTAATCATATTTTACTTTTAATTATACGTGCTTTTGGTTATTTTTTCTAGCTTTTTCTTTTGAATATAAATATTTTTTTATAAACATACTATTTTTTTCACAAAAAAAAGGACCTACAATCAATGTAGATCCTGTAAGTATGTTCCTTTATGCAATTTATATGAATAAAGGGGGAGAATGTTTATTACATAGTTTTATTATATGAAGCAACTACAGTTTTTGTGTTATTATTGGATAAAAATTCTATGAAAAATTTTATAAGACTCTGGTTTTTCCACTATAAATCAATCCTGTTTTTGCATCTACAGTTACAATGTCTCCATTTTTAAGTTTATGTGTTGCATTATTGGCTCCTACTATAGTAGGTTTTCCTAGGTTTAATCCTACAATAGCAGCATGACTGGTTAAGCCGCCTTCCTCTGTTACAATAGCTCCTGCCGTCTCCATATAAGGATTTAAATCCTTATCAGTAAATTGTGTAACCAAAATATCCCCTGCGTCGATTTGAACTTGACTTTCTTGTGTAGCATCTATAATTACTACCTTTCCAGTAGCCGCCCCTTTACCTATGCCTGTTCCATTGAGGAGGATATCTCCAACAATGTGGGCTTTAATTAAATTGGTTGTTCCAGCTACACCTACTGGCACACCAGCGGTAATCACCACTAAGTCCCCTCTTTGAATCATACCTTCACTCAATGCTGCCTGTATTGCAGCATGAAAAATATCGTCTGTTGAACCCATTTCTTCTATCAATATGGAGTTTACTCCCCATACTAAACTTAATCTCCTGCGCATTCTTTCTTTTGTAGTAGTAGCTATAATTGGTGCCTTTGGTCTAAATTTTGATACCATTCTCGCTGTATGTCCTGAAGAAGTAGCCGTAACAATTGCAGATGCCTGAAGATCCATAGCAGTAACACAGGTAGCATTACTAATAGCATCTGTAATGGTGGTTTCTCTTTCAATCGCCTTGTTTCTTAACAAGGTTCTATAATCAATAGAAGTCTCTATTCTTTTAGCAATACTTGTCATGGTTTTTACAGCTTCAACAGGATACTTACCAGCAGCAGTTTCCCCTGATAGCATAATAGCATCTGTACCATCTAAAATAGCATTAGCTACGTCCGTTACCTCTGCTCTCGTAGGTCTAGGATTTCTTATCATAGAATCTAGCATTTGTGTAGCAGTAATAACTGGTTTTGCCACCTTATTACATTTTTCGATCATATTTTTTTGTACCAGTGGTATTTCTTCTGTAGGAATTTCTACGCCTAGGTCTCCTCTAGCCACCATAATACCATCAGATACTTCAATAATTGTATCTAAGTTGTCTACGCCTTCTTGATTTTCAATCTTAGAAATAATGTGGATATGTTCTGCATTGTTTTCTTCTAATATTTTTCTAATAGCTAATACATCTTCTGCTTTTCTCACAAAAGAAGCTGCAATAAAATCAATATCCATCTTAATACCAAACTCAATATCCGCTTTGTCCTTCTCCGTAATGGCAGGCAGATTGATTTTTACTCCTGGTACATTGACACCCTTATGATTTTTTACAACCCCTGCATTTTCAACAATGCATTCTATATCTGTTTCACCAATGATCTTTTGAACCTTTAATTCTATCAAACCATCATCAATTAAAATACTATCTCCTTCTTTTACATCCTTCCCTAAACCAGTATAGCTGATGCTGCAAATAGTAGTATCACCCATTACTTCTCTTGTTGTTAGAGTGAAGGTTTGTCCTTCTTCAAGGTAGACTTCTGGATCCTTAAACTTTCCTGTTCTTATTTCTGGTCCCTTCGTATCAAGAAGAATAGCTATAGGCAGTTTTAGTTCTTCTCTCACTTCCTTGACGATTTCTATTCTTTTTTTATGTTCTTCGTGAGATCCGTGGGAAAAATTTAACCTGGCAACATTTAATCCATTTTCCACTAACTGCTTTAATACCTCTTTTTCCTCACTGGCTGGTCCTAAGGTGCATACGATTTTGGTCTTCTTCATTGTTTTTCCTCCCTCTACATGGATAATATGTCAGCTAATTGATAAGTTTCTTTATCTAATTTTTTCTCAATGCTTAGTGCTTTTTCAATATCTACACCAATAATTTCATTTCCTTTAATCCCTACAACAAGGCTTTGTTTTCCTTCTATTAATAAATCTACTGCCTTAGCTCCCATTTTACTAGCCAAAACACGGTCAAAGGCGGTTGGACTTCCACCCCTCTGAGTGTGCCCTAATATAGTAGCTCTTGTTTCAATACCTGTCATTTCTTCAATGGTAGCACCTAGTTCAATAGCTCCTCCTACGCCTTCTGCTAGTAGGATAATACTATGTAGTTTTCCTCGATTTTTACCTTTTATGAGTTTTCTACAAACTTGTTCAATATCTAACCCTACCTCTGGTATAATAATACTTTCAGCACCCCCGGCTAATCCAGCATGGAGAGCAATGTCTCCGCAGTGTCTGCCCATAACCTCTATGATATTGGCCCTACCATGAGAAGTAGAGGTATCTCTAATTCTGCTGATGGCCTCCACTACCGTATTCATAGCAGTATCAAAACCTATAGTATAGTCTGTATAAGCCAAGTCATTATCAATAGTTCCCGGTACACCAATCGTTGGTATACCTAATTTACTTAATTCCTCAGCTCCTCTGAAGGACCCATCCCCCCCTATGACTACCATGCCTTCTATACCAAAGACCTTCATAACGTTTAGTGCCTTTTTTCTTCCTTCCTCTGTTCTAAACTCTTCACTTCTAGCAGTTCTTAATATGGTGCCTCCTCTATGAATAATATCTGCAACAGAAGATAGATTCATTTCCTCTAACTGTCCTTGAATCAAACCATCATACCCTCTTCTAACCCCTATCACCCTACAGCCTTTGGCTATTGCATTCCTTACAACAGCTCTTATGGCAGCATTCATACCGGGAGAGTCTCCTCCACTAGTTAACACACCTACTGTCTTCATTACTGTTACCTCCATTCTATCCTAGAGGGTCATTTTTTGTCCCTATGGACAAAACCTATCCCTATAGGTTATTAACTAAAAAATAGGGACTTATATTGCTATAAGCCTTGTTGCAATAATATTGTATGTACCTCTTCAACCTCAGATCTAGGAACCAGAATCTCGCAAGTACCTTGGTCATTATTTTTACTTATGGGTTTTACTTTTACTAAGAAGCCTTCTTTTACCAATATTTTCTCAATATGTTGAGCATCTTCCCTGGTGTTTGCCATATACACTACTGTCCACATTTTTACTTCGAGGCCTCCTTCATCATCAGTCTTCTTCCATTGTACCAGTATTATGTAATTTCTTAATAACAATTATATATAATTTATGCTATCTTTTCAAACAAAATTCTACTAAAGTATGTGAGATTTTATGACTTTTCTTGTAGAAAAGCCATAAAATCTCAGGTATTTACTTAATTTTAACAGATTCTTCACCAAAAATCTGTGATAATTCTTTTATTAAGTCATCATTAAGTTTTACCCATAAATCTCTATCTGCCCTGAAAACTTTATTTTCGTTTTCGATGTAGACATAAAGCGGAACACTTCCATGATACTTTCTTAATATATTTTTAGCCTCATGCACTAAAACCATGTCACTTTTTTCTCTGATTTTCAGATACAATTTTTGGGTTTCAAGTTTCGCTAATGGTCTTATTGTATTGGTTAAAATTTTAGGACTTTCTTCATCTTTTAAACTTAATGTACCTTCTATGATGACTAGATTTCCCTCTTGAAGTAAATTTGCATGTTGATTCAAGACATTGGGAAATACAATACATTCCATTGTCCCCAATAAATCTTCTAGTGTAATAAAAGCCATTAGTTTATTATTTCTTGTAGTTTTTGTTATCTTTTCTAATATCATACCTCCAACAATAATTTTCTCTCCATCTTTATGTTCTGTTTCTTGAGGATTTTCCATAATTTCATTGATATTGCTGCTATTAATACTGGTAAAATATTTTAGCTCTTGTTGAAGTTCTGCCAATGGATGCCCACTAATGTACAGACCTAGTACATCCTTTTCCATATTTAATCTTATCTTATCCTGAAACTCTTTTATATTTGGCAAAGGATCTTTTTTAAAAGAAATGGTTGCATCCCCTGTCATATCAAATAAACCAAGCTGTCCTTGAATCTTTCTTTTCTTATCTTGATTGATACTGTCTAGTAAATTTTCATATACCCCCATCAATTGAGCACGATAAATCTTTAGACTATCAAAAGCACCGCACTTAATTAAGCTTTCTACAGCTCTTTTATTGAGGTCTTTGGCATCGACTTTTTGACAAAAATCGCTAAAACTAATAAATTTCCCTTTTTCATCTCTAGCCTGTACCATCGTTTGAATCATATTTACTCCTACATTTTTTACAGCAGCTAAACCAAATCTGATTTTTTCTCCTTCTACTGTAAAGGTACTATAACTCTTATTGATATCAGGGGGTAAAACTTCTATTCCCATTCTCTTACAATCCTGAATATACTGTACCACCTTTGGCGTGTTTCCCATCACACTGGTAAGCAACGCCGCCATGAATTCTACAGGATAATAGGTTTTTAGGTAAGCCGTTTGATAGCCTAAAATTGCGTAGGCAGCGGCATGCGACTTGTTGAAGGCATAGTTAGCAAAGTCAATCATATCGTCATAGATTTTATTAGCAATCTCCTCAGGAACACCATTTCTAATACAACCTG includes:
- the rlmD gene encoding 23S rRNA (uracil(1939)-C(5))-methyltransferase RlmD, yielding MLQKNSIYTVEIEDIGHTGEGVGRIEGFTVFVEGGIPGDIVKIKLKTLKKNYGMGRIIQMLQPSKDRIEPPCSLASTCGGCQIMHMDYKKQLAIKGNRVKEILERIGKVETVVHPTIGMENPYEYRNKSQFPVGMMKGKAILGFYKKGSHDIVATDYCHIQAPINKEVIEVMKEYIEAYKITVYDEKSKKGLIRHVVTKVGFETGEVMVVIITNGKDLPLKDRLVEMLQKKVKGLKSIVQNINNKDTNVIFGRETITIYGEDKIVDYIGDLKFHISAQSFFQVNPTQTKVLYEKALAYADLTGEENVFDIYCGIGTISLFLAKKAKKVVGVEVVDAAIKDAKENARINDINNTEFYVGEAEVVIPELYEKGLKADIVVVDPPRKGCEEKVLETIVKMNPRRVVYVSCNPASLARDLAYLEEKGYKTVEVQPVDMFPHTAHVESVCKLSRNSNGLKE
- a CDS encoding GerMN domain-containing protein, with translation MARSIKTILLLIIIFISASGIPLYADSSSLNFSLPFTGSNKDILSIDTSITMLSSSHPQLQVSLKVNEKLLPLQFNESHPVEVLLYLGEDVIKGIDTPDITIHHGEITNLEIDLPQNLLDIPNGDYTLKVQLHVENTQTPVITDILPITYYSDFTYAKALSSINRNQTALTLYFPDNNMDNLIPITRIIPYTTTPLRATIDELAKGPNPVLGLPDLSPVPSVQRLNLSRRIANVYLPSDLGIYGQYASSARIAVDSFVNSLTTINEVEGVQFYFDNRILTEGFHGMVMDEPIFPSKNFQLYVGYRSTTDRILLTPIDPFTEDHSIETIFNGLKYSGNPSLYNYTLQPTVPEEVVLLDYSISENLLRLKLSEAFVKMDDTRNLMIDAIVYTFTSLEGIDSVEFQVENLSSFESDLPENLILNEPLFATPYINPEI
- a CDS encoding FxsA family protein; translated protein: MLLKLILLFTIVPIVELAILLRLSSYIGVGYTLLIVFFTGIMGAYLARSEGKGVIRRIKLEMAQGRMPGDELINGLCVIVGGALLLTPGIFTDVIGFSLVIPVTRAAIKSTVRSKMKRMIEEGTFMFYFRK
- a CDS encoding acyl-CoA thioesterase gives rise to the protein MEKSYSEIRVRYQETDQMAVVYHGNYFTWFEVGRTTLLREMGYSYKQLEEENIMLPVVEVKCRYKEAAKYDDEIIIETKVKEVKGVRITFEYDIVRKIDHRLLATGETTHAFVDTNLKPVNFKKIHPDIYQGLMKNS
- a CDS encoding ABC transporter ATP-binding protein, with translation MLKVENLNVYYGGIHALRGIDIEVKEGQIVSIIGSNGAGKSTLLNAISGVVKPKAGMITYRGKEVPKIPHKIVELGICQVPEGRLIFANLTVKDNLMMGAYLRRDKKNIEIDLQKIYQLFPRLEERKDQMAGTLSGGEQQMLAMGRGLMGNPDLILLDEPSLGLAPLLVKTIFEIIEDIKKMNKTILLVEQNAYKALSIADKAYVLEQGVIKKEGNAKEILQDKSILEAYLGKAH
- a CDS encoding ABC transporter ATP-binding protein is translated as MATILELKDVTKQFGGLTAVANMAFQIEKDSISGIIGPNGAGKTTMFNLITGIYNVTEGDIFFEGKKLQNLQPYQIADIGITRTFQNIRLFKKLTTYDNILTACHYNTDYSILDAVVRNKKFRTGEKKLHQQVEELLEIMGLTDRKDTVASNLPYGLQRRLEIARALALQPKLLLLDEPAAGMNPDETIKLMHLIKEIRDRFQLTVLVIEHHMDLIMGICDKIVVLNFGRKLAEGTAQEIQTNSKVIEAYLGEEEVIC